AGGCCGCAGAAATCGGCTCTCAAGGTCTGGGTCCGAGCCGGGATCACCCCCACCCCGGCCCTCCCCCATCAAGGGGGAGGGGGTTTCCGCTTCGATCTCGCAGCCGGAGGCCTGATTTGCCTCATCGCCGGCAAACCCAAGTCAAGCAAAGCATCCTCCGCAGTCCTGCTGCGCTAAACCGGACAGCCGTGGATCGAGTCCGGGCATGACATGAAGTGGAAACAAGCGGGGGCTGTGGCAGTCGGGCATGCTAGTGCGCCTCGGCCCAGGTGTCGGCGACGCCGGCCTCGGCGACCAGGGGCACCGAAAGGTTGAGCGCGGGCGCGGCGGCGCCCTCCATGACCGCGCGGACGACCTCGGTGGTCGCCGCGACCTCGGCCTCGGGCACCTCGAAGAGCAGCTCGTCGTGGACCTGCAGCAGCATCCGGGCGGCGAGGCCCTTGGCCGCCAGGGCGGCGGGGATCCGGATCATGGCCCGCTTGATGATGTCGGCGGCGCTGCCCTGGATCGGGGCGTTGATCGCCGCCCGCTCCGAGAAGCTGCGCCGGGCCGGGTTCTTGTCCTTGATGCCCGGCAGATGGACCCGGCGGCCGAAGAGGGTGGTGACGTAGCCGGTCTCGCGGACCCGGGACTTGGTCTCCGCCATGTAGGCCTTGATCGCCGGATAGCGCTCGAAATAGGCCTCGATGTAGGCCTTGGCCTCGGCCTGGGGAATGCCCAGGTTGGCGGCCAGGCCGAAGGGCGAGATGCCGTAGATGATGCCGAAGTTGATCGCCTTGGCCCGGCGCCGGACCATGGGATCCATGCCTTCGACCGGGACCTCGAAGACCTGGGCGGCGGTCATGGCGTGGATGTCGGCGCCCGCCTGGAAGGCCTCGCGCAGGGCCGCCTCGTCGGCGATATGGGCGGCCAACCTGAGCTCGATCTGGCTGTAGTCGACCGACAGCAGCTTGTGCCCGGGCTCGGCGACGAAGGCCTCGCGGATCTGCCGGCCCTCTTCCGTGCGCACCGGGATGTTCTGCAGGTTGGGATCGTTGGACGAGAGGCGCCCGGTCGAGGCCACGGCCTGGCTGAAGGAGGTGTGGACCCGCCCGGTCTCCGGGTTGATCTGGGCCTGCAGGGCGTCGGTGTAGGTGCTCTTGAGCTTCGAGGCCTGGCGCCACTCCAGGACCCGGGCCGGCAGGTCGTGGCCCTGGGCGGCCAGGGCCTCAAGCACGTCGGCCCCGGTCGAATAGGCGCCGCTCTTGCCCTTCCTGCCGCCGCCCTCCAGGCCCATCTCTTCGAAGAGGATCTCGCCCAGCTGCTTGGGCGAGCCGATGGTGAAGGGCCGCCCGGCGAGCTTGTGGATCTCGGTCTCAAGCTCGGCGATGCGGGTCGCGAAGTCGTTGGACAGGCGGTGCAGGCGCTCGCGGTCGACCTTGATCCCGGCCCGCTCCATCGCCGCCAGCACCGGCACCAGGGGCCGCTCCAGGGTCTCGTAGACCGTCGCCATGTGCTCCAGCACCAGGCGCGGCTTCAGGAGCTCGAAGAGCCGCAGGGTGATGTCGGCGTCCTCGGCGGCATAGTCGCGGGCCTTGTCGAGGGGCACCCGGTCGAAGGTCACCTGGGCCTTGCCGGACCCGGCCACGTCCTTGAACTTGATGGTCTCGTGCTCGAGGTGCAG
This DNA window, taken from Kiloniellales bacterium, encodes the following:
- the polA gene encoding DNA polymerase I, which gives rise to MLGPAMAKRDLPFKHLYLVDGSGYIFRAYYAIPTRNTTDGTPTNATFGFTNMLIKLLRDSDADGIAVIFDASSESFRNDIYPDYKANRDEPPEDLVPQFAMVREATRALNLPCVEMLGYEADDLIATYARQAKAAGARVTIVSSDKDLMQLVEDGVDMLDPMKNRDIGPAEVVEKFGVPPDKVVEVQALAGDSVDNIPGVPGIGIKTAAQLIEEYGDLESLLARAEEIKQPKRRQNLIEFAEQARISRELVELKADVATEAPLSDFGLHQPDPEALKAFLEKYEFRSILARLHDILGLEAPVEEAPPPPPAGEASYSLIRDAEELAAWVARASAQGLVAVDTETTSLDAVAAELVGVSLALAAGEACYVPLGHKAAEGSGDLLDDGAAPEQIPLEEAIALLKPMLEDPAVLKVGQNLKYDMVVLARQGIDLGPIDDTMLLSYVLEGGLHGHGMDELSRLHLEHETIKFKDVAGSGKAQVTFDRVPLDKARDYAAEDADITLRLFELLKPRLVLEHMATVYETLERPLVPVLAAMERAGIKVDRERLHRLSNDFATRIAELETEIHKLAGRPFTIGSPKQLGEILFEEMGLEGGGRKGKSGAYSTGADVLEALAAQGHDLPARVLEWRQASKLKSTYTDALQAQINPETGRVHTSFSQAVASTGRLSSNDPNLQNIPVRTEEGRQIREAFVAEPGHKLLSVDYSQIELRLAAHIADEAALREAFQAGADIHAMTAAQVFEVPVEGMDPMVRRRAKAINFGIIYGISPFGLAANLGIPQAEAKAYIEAYFERYPAIKAYMAETKSRVRETGYVTTLFGRRVHLPGIKDKNPARRSFSERAAINAPIQGSAADIIKRAMIRIPAALAAKGLAARMLLQVHDELLFEVPEAEVAATTEVVRAVMEGAAAPALNLSVPLVAEAGVADTWAEAH